GCTTTAGTCGGCATTCTTGTAGCTCtcgttttttttcatttcgctGTAAATATTTATCAAGTTCGAGTTTATTTCGTTCAGCAAATTTGTTGAACGCTTGTGGTACTCGATTTGATTCGACACTTGATGTTCCAACAGACTTTGCTTTCTGCGCGGAGTTTTGGCGGTGTTCGAACAAGTGGGAAGCTCTTCTTGCTCGCTTTCTTCTGAGCCTGTATGTTCATTATCTGAGCACGAGTTCCCCGACCCGGCGGAACTGTCTGCTCGTGCTACCGGACTCCCACGTTGTACCACCGGACTCCAACGTTGTACCACCGGACTCCCACGTCGTACCACCGTACTCTCACGTCGCGCCACCGGACTCTCCCTCGGTTGTATTGAAGCCGACTTTGGCTTAGCACCAAACCTCGAGGTGCTAATGGTTCCGCTCATGGACTTATCTGCACTCAATAGCTTACTTACTTCTTCTTCTAGGTGTGTTAACGGCACAAACCCCGACGGACCCCCACCAGTTCCGGAAACGCTTGTCTTGTTGCGTCGCATTTTTGATTTTAGATGCACTTTGTAATCAGCCCACacctaaaattttttgcatttaaCTATGTACATAAATAGCTACCGAGAAGTACCTACTTTTTTCCAACAAGCAACATCGCGCGATGGTGGACCAACTGCATTTAGCTGTGATGTTACCCTCTTCCACAAATTTGAGGCAGCATTTCGACCATTCGCGGCTTTTAGTAATCCCTTCGACAAGTCGGGATGCGCCTTCATGAAGTTCACGAGCACTTCGAATTATTTTTGTTGCGTGtgcttcattttaaatttttcccctaaaaaacattaacaacactatttattaagtgtttaaataaacataaaaaataaaacaacacacaatttttggtaaaaacttaaatttttttgccGCGCGACTGAGTTTTGTTGTAGGAAGACAGATTCGAATTTACAGAGcaattgacattcgctttcgcgaTACAGAGTGTACGCAATTCGAAAGGGAAAAATGAATGCGAAAGGGAAAAAGCAAATCCGAAAATGTCAAATGTCAGTTGCGATAGTTGAGTTACAGAGTGTCGATAAGGCAAATGCGAAAAAATTTCcattcgcatcgcaatacagagtagcccCACAAAACATTTTCAGAAAATAAGctaaatggacaaaaaaaagctataaaaaaattataagctgaaaaaaggtaaaaatataaGGCAACTTTTCAAGGATTTTATTCATTCATAAAAATCTTagcattttaaacaatttatacatctagtaaaaaattttaattaatttttactccaaatATAATTTACAGATGCAATCTGTCTTTtatacaaatattctagagtcaatcaTTTGACAACTCCTCTACTACTGCTACAACGATTTCGCTGCTTGCAGCaggatatacatataaaaatggtAGTAGGTGTgagataaaaatatacataatgtCTTAAAATATTTCGATATCACAGGATTCTTCATCTGATGAATTagaataaatatttgatttgttcATTAGTTCAATGAGATCGTTTGTAAATCATcattaaaaaatcaaatcagcacttattttctttccttaagcgttaattaaacttccttaaccctaacgccatagtcgtaaccatatccataaccatttcaaatgtgatcgattaatggtgccttaacctaaaaatcgtgaaaatttcataaaaatgaagaaaacgcaaaaaatttaaacatattccacaaaaaataagtctcttagtcataacgtatccgaaacaataaataaaatctacaaaaagttattaaattcaccaactcaaatatttttaggttatggatatggcgagaaaccaaaaaccaattggttggctatggtatggttatggcgttagcgttatggtatggcaccattaatcgattacattgatttccaaaaggtaggttcgatcagctgttttatttggTTATGGTGATATGGTtacaagtcaccattaattggccctttagtctgtaccttacatataaaattgaatttaacatttttaaatgtaaCCTGTTACGCTGCTTTTTGTTTTAACATTGTTCATGGTGCTGAAAATTCGCTCATTTCTGCATTACTAATTGCTAATTGAGAGAGTTATTGGTGTTTTAAAAGGTCGATTTCACTGCCTTTTGGCTTCAACAGAGTTGCATCATGCTCCAACAAAAATGGTGCAAATGCTTAATGTTTGTTGTGCATTGCACAATATTTGCATAATGTTCAATGTtgaaaatcctcccagttcagaaattgaaccggAAGAAGTGAACGTTAATTTTATTCTTAAATTCGAACGGTCCATTCTTTGATTATCGACAAATTGTTCTTTGTCAAAATTTagcttttttttctattttgaatgTTATTCCCATGGTTTTGGAAATGTTCTTCAAATTGTTATTCATCTTGTTTAGGACTTTTATTGAGTTGCTTTGGTATACAATTTGGTTGTCCACTTGCTTTTCCAATAGGCTCTGCTTCTTGCGTGGAAGGTTTCCTGCGGCTGCAGGAAGGTTTCTTGTTCTCCTGTTCGTTCACCGTTCGACTGAATCGCTCTCGTCATTAAAAGTCGCTTCTAAAACTTCACTTGGTACTTCCGTCATAGCCTGAAGCCCACCAAACTCCCGCGTGCTACCTAGCTTGGTTCATCTATAGCAACTCGCTATCTTGCTGTTCCAATTGGGTGAGTGAGAAGTAAACAGATGTTCCGCCACCGTACCAGCAATattggtatagaattaaaaaGTACACATATATCACACAACCTACTTTTTCCTCCCGGTCATATCACGCATCGGCGCTCCAGCTGTATTTAGTTGGGAAGTTACCCTCTTCCATAAATTATTGCCCGTTGTGTTTGCGTTGTGCGTTTTAAGTAACTCTTTGGCCAAATCTGGGTGTGTTGCCATGAAGTCCACTA
The DNA window shown above is from Eurosta solidaginis isolate ZX-2024a chromosome 2, ASM4086904v1, whole genome shotgun sequence and carries:
- the LOC137241639 gene encoding t-SNARE domain-containing protein 1-like, yielding FEVLVNFMKAHPDLSKGLLKAANGRNAASNLWKRVTSQLNAVGPPSRDVACWKKVWADYKVHLKSKMRRNKTSVSGTGGGPSGFVPLTHLEEEVSKLLSADKSMSGTISTSRFGAKPKSASIQPRESPVARRESTVVRRGSPVVQRWSPVVQRGSPVARADSSAGSGNSCSDNEHTGSEESEQEELPTCSNTAKTPRRKQSLLEHQVSNQIEYHKRSTNLLNEINSNLINIYSEMKKNESYKNAD